In the genome of Aspergillus luchuensis IFO 4308 DNA, chromosome 2, nearly complete sequence, one region contains:
- a CDS encoding carbohydrate esterase family 5 protein (CAZy:CE5;~COG:S;~EggNog:ENOG410PPRU;~InterPro:IPR043580,IPR029058,IPR000675;~PFAM:PF01083;~SECRETED:SignalP(1-15);~go_function: GO:0016787 - hydrolase activity [Evidence IEA]) yields the protein MKSFITLSLLATALGAPTSTLQARQFDLSSLTSGLSALTSGSAASSSSGSTGSTGTGSETTTGSSGLSALASLFPSSSTSSTTGSTSGTSDSSSDGLSSLLSMFSSSGSGSSTENGVTQHSGSCKKLTFIFARGTTEIGNMGTVVGPEVASELASLTGNQVTVQGVNYPADWEGNVSLGSSGGPTMASYVKEALQQCPNTKVVLGGYSQGSMVVHYAANQLSADQLSGAVLFGDPLKMEGVGKLSSSKVKEFCASGDPVCENGVNVMAHLTYGSDAKEAAQFLVQAAGVSSS from the exons ATGAAATCCTTcatcaccctctccctcctcgccacAGCCCTAGGCGcccccacctccaccctccaGGCCCGTCAATTCgacctctcctccttgacctcCGGCCTCTCCGCCCTGACTTCCGGCTCGGCAgccagctcttcctccggcTCGACTGGAAGTACCGGCACTGGATCAGAAACGACCACCGGATCCAGCGGCCTCAGCGCTCTGGCCTCGCTGTTCCCGTCGTCATCCACTTCCAGCACTACGGGCAGTACCAGCGGTACTAGCGACAGCAGCAGTGATGGCCTGAGCAGCCTGCTGAGCATGTTCTCCAGCAGTGGGAGCG gctCATCCACCGAGAACGGCGTGACCCAACACAGCGGCAGCTGCAAGAAACTCACCTTCATTTTCGCCCGCGGCACGACCGAGATCGGGAACATGGGAACCGTCGTCGGTCCGGAGGTCGCGAGCGAGTTGGCCTCCCTGACTGGGAATCAGGTCACCGTGCAGGGTGTGAATTATCCTGCTGATTGGGAG GGTAATGTTTCCCTCGGTTCCTCGGGCGGTCCTACCATGGCCTCGTATGTGAAGGAAGCGCTGCAGCAGTGCCCCAACACCAAGGTCGTGCTGGGAGGTTACTCGCAGGGTTCGATGGTGGTGCATTATGCCGCGAACCAGCTCAGCGCGGACCAGTTGTCTGGTGCGGTGTTGTTCGGTGATCcgttgaagatggagggCGTGGGTAAGTTGTCGAGCAGCAAGGTCAAGGAGTTCTGTGCTAGTGGGGATCCCGTTTGTGAGAATGGTGTCAATGTCATGGCGCATTTGACTTATGGCAGTGATGCCAAGGAGGCTGCGCAGTTTTTGGTCCAGGCTGCGggggtttcttcttcttag
- a CDS encoding Hsp70 family protein (COG:S;~EggNog:ENOG410PJ95;~InterPro:IPR043129), translated as MGPRCTNRKGSGLQGLKLFLYDQEHPILRETPNPALPDGVSSEQLVSDYLRRLYTEIQNLIVSPRRSAELGTDFWFSQPASWSADNQRVFAKAVRDAGFGSKEADNLFFLTEAEAAALYFIHQRGSEAKEDDRILVCDVGGGTTDVGAFHIQGTGSNTVYEPLGRSSGINSGVAALDAAIRQHMKELPPHIFGLVRPLNEALLDRICDLKYRFHGTEEDPIPTDETGVITVPPDVLKNSLNSTVVAIINLIAANIVPPRPLEPQVSDVFLTGGGSRVPPQSVSWGATRRGILGRAIPRLYFDASYGLQAAEGAIIREGSINREQSSPHWIIRKGHAVESQHQNELFFDIHYRAGNAPITIINLLRHTAEFPDANDGESERMPPLSFHLQGLNLSCLMRVGDEYSVKVQITWEVRYSERQAIVGFKARSQNALLGEQDVLLDGCRLVE; from the exons ATGGGGCCAAGATGCACGAACCGGAAAGGATCCGGTCTTCAAGGGCTCAAATTATTCCTCTACGACCAGGAGCACCCCATCCTACGCGAGACCCCAAACCCAGCATTGCCAGACGGTGTTTCATCCGAGCAGCTTGTTTCCGACTATCTTCGTCGACTCTATACAGAGATACAGAATCTGATTGTCTCTCCACGTCGTTCGGCCGAACTCGGGACCGATTTTTGGTTTAGCCAGCCAGCTAGCTGGTCTGCCGACAACCAGAGGGTTTTTGCCAAAGCAGTGCGAGACGCAGGCTTCGGGTCCAAAGAAGCTGAcaacctttttttccttaccgaagcagaagctgctgctctgTATTTCATACATCAGAGGGGATCTGAAGCG aaggaagatgaccGTATTCTAGTATGCGACGTCGGTGGAGGAACCACC GATGTCGGTGCTTTTCATATTCAGGGGACCGGGTCAAATACCGTGTACGAACCACTGGGAAGATCGTCAG GGATTAATTCCGGCGTCGCAGCATTGGATGCTGCGATCCGTCAACACATGAAGGAGCTGCCCCCACACATCTTTGGGCTCGTTAGGCCGCTGAACGAGGCCCTCCTGGATAGAATATGTGACCTCAAGTACCGATTCCATGGCACTGAGGAGGATCCCATCCCGACTGATGAGACCGGCGTAATTACCGTTCCCCCAGATGTGCTGAAGAATTCCCTGAACTCCACGGTGGTCGCTATTATCAACCTGATAGCGGCCAACATCGTTCCACCGCGCCCACTAGAGCCACAAGTCTCG GATGTCTTCCTCACGGGTGGTGGGAGTCGGGTACC GCCACAATCAGTGTCCTGGGGAGCGACTCGTCGAGGGATCCTCGGCAGGGCGATCCCCCGCCTGTATTTTGACGCAAGCTACGGTCTGCAAGCTGCGGAGGGGGCTATCATCCGTGAGGGGAGCATCAACCGAGAGCAATCCTCCCCGCACTGGATAATTCGCAAG GGCCACGCAGTTGAAAGTCAGCACCAGAATGAGCTTTTTTTCGACATCCATTATCGTGCTGGAAATGCGCCCATAACCATCATAAATCTTCTTCGACATACAGCCGAGTTTCCTGATGctaatgatggtg AATCCGAACGGATGCCACCACTCAGTTTCCACCTACAGGGGTTGAACCTCTCTTGCCTGATGCGCGTAGGTGATGAGTACAGCGTGAAAGTGCAGATTACGTGGGAAGTCAGATACTCGGAGAGACAGGCCATTGTTGGATTCAAGGCCCGGTCGCAGAACGCACTACTTGGTGAGCAGGATGTACTTCTGGATGGATGCCGTTTGGTAGAGTGA
- a CDS encoding Hsp70 family protein (COG:S;~EggNog:ENOG410PJ95;~InterPro:IPR043129) → MSAAAAEKKLIFSIDVGTTETRIMHTQLNPQRMLRPLISSFTIDQTTAFPTTIGYENDWNRNVVWGPKTGASGYTVYPWLKLHLYSPNHPILQELSRSNIPTLPNRITPENALSDFLKPLYQAIQEWINDKWGKSPKPPAEFYFARPACWTDESQQKMAQAVRNAGFGGNAPDKVFFVDEAEAVALYFADRQGYEMPEDGRILICDIGGGTTDVDAFEIRGTGANPLYVSLKCSSGADSGGAAMDAAIAKRLETQLARKLGVSKPLTKAQLEYISLVKYDFEGKGNIPVVLDEESGIVISQAEFKECLQDIIDGIIRLIYQHLDASNKIQKLISVSFLSSKPFLPCADRSLNQYVFLVGGPSRMPYLRNQIEQGIPDTTQLMALKDVEDYSTIVARGAVLRGLRGKVAVRLEATFSVGIALSHQAEIEQHGWRQQITRMERRSPEWIIRTGEIIQTPHTGNRSLFGYLNLNAMRAAYISVWTETDDNKAEENWVIPFRLTGENSEHDITIGNEHRVSVDVQWIDR, encoded by the exons AtgtctgcagcagcagctgagaAAAAGCTAATTTTTAGCATTGATGTCGGCACCACTGAGACCC GGATAATGCACACCCAATTGAATCCCCAACGAATGTTGAGGCCTCTGATCAGTTCATTCACCATCGACCAAACAACTGCTTTCCCTACCACTATTGGGTATGAGAACGACTGGAATCGGAACGTTGTCTGGGGTCCAAAGACCGGGGCCAGCGGGTATACTGTTTATCCTTGGCTCAAACTTCACCTTTACAGCCCCAATCATCCCATTCTACAAGAGCTCAGCCGGTCCAACATCCCAACCCTACCAAACCGGATAACGCCCGAGAATGCGCTTTCAGATTTTCTCAAGCCACTTTACCAGGCCATCCAGGAATGGATCAATGACAAATGGGGAAAGTCTCCTAAACCACCAGCCGAATTCTATTTCGCGCGGCCGGCATGCTGGACAGATGAAAGCCAACAGAAAATGGCCCAAGCTGTTAGAAATGCAGGTTTTGGGGGAAATGCTCCTGACAAAGTGTTTTTCGTGGACGAGGCCGAAGCGGTCGCCTTGTACTTTGCAGATCGCCAGGGCTACGAAATG CCGGAAGATGGCCGTATTTTGATTTGTGACATAGGTGGGGGAACAACA GACGTCGACGCATTCGAGATCCGGGGCACGGGCGCGAATCCTCTCTATGTGTCACTCAAATGCTCTTCGG GTGCTGACTCAGGGGGTGCAGCTATGGATGCTGCGATTGCCAAACGCTTAGAAACCCAACTTGCTCGTAAGTTGGGAGTGTCAAAACCGCTCACAAAAGCTCAGTTGGAGTACATTAGCCTTGTAAAGTATGACTTCGAAGGCAAAGGGAACATCCCGGTCGTTCTTGACGAGGAAAGCGGCATCGTCATCTCTCAGGCGGAGTTCAAAGAATGCCTCCAAGACATAATCGACGGTATAATCCGTCTCATTTATCAGCACCTGGACGCATCAAACAAGATTCAAAAGCTCATTTCCGTTAGTTTCCTCTCGTCCAAGCCTTTTCTGCCTTGCGCTGACAGATCTCTCAACCAGTACGTTTTCCTAGTCGGGGGTCCCAGTCGCATGCCTTATCTACGGAACCAAATCGAGCAAGGTATACCGGACACAACACAGCTGATGGCCCTCAAGGATGTGGAGGACTA CTCCACAATAGTGGCCCGCGGGGCTGTCCTTCGGGGTCTTCGTGGAAAAGTAGCCGTGCGCCTGGAAGCTACTTTCAGTGTCGGGATAGCACTTTCGCATCAAGCGGAAATAGAGCAGCACGGTTGGAGGCAGCAGATAACGAGGATGGAAAGGAGATCTCCAGAATGGATCATCCGTACC GGCGAAATAATTCAGACACCTCACACCGGCAATCGTAGCTTATTTGGGTACCTCAACCTGAACGCGATGAGGGCGGCTTATATTAGCGTTTGGACGGAAACGGATGACAATA AGGCTGAAGAAAATTGGGTCATTCCTTTCAGACTTACTGGGGAGAATTCTGAGCACGATATCACAATTGGTAATGAACATCGCGTCAGTGTAGATGTGcaatggatagatagatag